GGTCCATGATTTCGTCCCGGGTCTCCTCGTCCAGATTCCCGGTCGGCTCGTCCGCGAGGAGGACACCCGGGTTCTTCGCCAGTGCCCGGGCGATGGCGACGCGCTGCTGCTGGCCTCCGGAGAGCTCGGATGGGAGGTGGTTGCCGCGATCCGCGAGGCCGACTGATGCGAGGGCCTCGGCCGCGCGGAGCTTGCGCTCCCCCGCGCTGATGCGGAGCGGGGCGAGAGCGGTCTCGACATTCTCCTGGGCGCTCAGCGTCGGGATGAGGTTGAAGCTCTGGAAGACGAAGCCGATCTCGCTCGCGCGGAGGGCGGTCAGCTTGTGGTCCCCGAGCGTCGACAGGCTCGACGCGCCGAGCGAGATATCGCCCGAGCTGGGGCGGTCGAGCGCTCCCAGCATCTGCAACAGCGTCGACTTGCCGCCGCCGGTAGGGCCCTGGATGGCGACGAGCTGACCGTCGGGGATCTCGAGGGTCACATCGTCGAAGGCGATGACCTCCCGCTTGGACCGGTTGTATTTCTTGGTGACGTTCGTCAGAGTGTACACAGGACGCTCCAGAGGTTTCAGGCGACCGAGCGCAGGGCGGCCGCGGGACGGAGACGGGAGGCGCGCCACCCGCCGATGGCTCCGGCGATCAGACCGCCGAGGAGGGCGAGGCCGACGACGATCCAGACGGTGATCGGGGCGTGGAGGGCGATTTCGGCGGTGTTCCGCGTGGCGGCCCGGAGACCCTCGAAGCCCCCGACCCCGAAGCCGCCCTCGGCGCTGGCGCCCGCGCCGGGGCCGGGGCCGCCGGGTGTGGTTCCCGCCCCCCGGCCGGCAGCCCCGGCTGAGCCGGAGCCGATGCTGCCGGTCAGGGTCGGGGAGATCACATTCACCACGAGCAC
Above is a genomic segment from Leifsonia xyli subsp. xyli str. CTCB07 containing:
- a CDS encoding ABC transporter ATP-binding protein, with translation MYTLTNVTKKYNRSKREVIAFDDVTLEIPDGQLVAIQGPTGGGKSTLLQMLGALDRPSSGDISLGASSLSTLGDHKLTALRASEIGFVFQSFNLIPTLSAQENVETALAPLRISAGERKLRAAEALASVGLADRGNHLPSELSGGQQQRVAIARALAKNPGVLLADEPTGNLDEETRDEIMDLLEGLWRDRGLTMAIVTHDTAVAKRAQRRLNIKHGQVKEVA